A region from the Variovorax sp. RKNM96 genome encodes:
- a CDS encoding enoyl-CoA hydratase, with amino-acid sequence MTAELKSTSEGSTMVLTIANPTQRNALGPEIYAAGIEALNGAESSSEIRSVVIVGEGAWFCAGGSLQRLLANRELDRSVQAESIEGLHNWIDSIRTFPKPIIAAVEGAAAGAGFSLALACDFVVAARDAVFAASYSNVALSPDGGLSWHLGQQLPRQLASEWLMNGERIGAPRLHAAGLVNELTENGQALAGALALAKKLNARAPNSLASIKELLSEARGATLAAQLTQERDHFVRNLHHANAGIGIAAFLEKKPPQYE; translated from the coding sequence ATGACCGCCGAACTCAAGAGCACGAGCGAAGGCAGCACCATGGTGCTGACGATCGCCAACCCCACCCAACGCAATGCGCTGGGCCCCGAGATCTATGCCGCGGGCATTGAGGCGCTCAACGGCGCCGAGAGCAGCAGCGAGATCCGTAGCGTCGTCATCGTGGGCGAAGGCGCATGGTTCTGCGCGGGCGGCTCGCTGCAGCGCCTCTTGGCCAACCGCGAGCTCGACCGCTCGGTGCAGGCCGAGAGCATCGAGGGGCTGCACAACTGGATCGATTCGATCCGTACGTTCCCGAAGCCCATCATTGCGGCCGTCGAAGGCGCTGCGGCCGGCGCGGGCTTCTCGCTCGCCCTCGCCTGCGATTTCGTGGTGGCGGCGCGCGATGCGGTGTTCGCGGCCTCCTACAGCAACGTGGCACTGTCGCCCGACGGGGGCCTGAGCTGGCACCTCGGGCAGCAGCTTCCGCGGCAGCTCGCCAGCGAATGGCTCATGAACGGCGAGCGCATCGGCGCGCCGCGCCTGCATGCGGCCGGCCTCGTGAACGAGCTCACCGAGAACGGGCAGGCGCTCGCGGGCGCCCTGGCGCTGGCGAAGAAGCTCAACGCCCGCGCGCCCAACTCGCTCGCCAGTATCAAGGAACTGCTGAGCGAAGCACGCGGCGCCACGCTGGCCGCGCAGCTCACGCAGGAGCGCGATCACTTCGTGCGCAACCTGCACCATGCGAACGCGGGCATCGGCATCGCCGCGTTCCTCGAGAAGAAACCGCCGCAGTACGAGTAG
- a CDS encoding MFS transporter, whose protein sequence is MSRPAPRGALWALLAGNFVIGTGVMVVPGTLNEISASLSVTAATAGQLITAAAIVMCLGAPLLAALVAGWDRRQLLALTLLWYAAGHALCTLMPSFAALLPVRMLTVIAPAIFTPQAAACAGMLVPPEHRGRAVTFVFLGWSMASVLGLPIGALIGGHLGWRMAFMAIAMLSIVSAASIWLTLPPGIRPAALTAAAWSRVLRSPVLMGIVSVTALQGSGQFVLFSYFGPVLKQSFGADANTLSLMWALFGAFGLVGNMVVSRHIDRIGAGRMVLLTSSLIALSLLLWPFASTLAWLAVVIVPWGLGCFATNSAQQARLVGLAPALAPGSVALNSSGIYIGQAVGAGLGGWLLANDAAPWMSRVGLALLLLAIGLSVAIDRSRRPA, encoded by the coding sequence ATGAGCCGGCCTGCGCCCCGGGGCGCGCTCTGGGCGCTGCTGGCCGGCAATTTCGTGATCGGCACCGGGGTGATGGTGGTGCCCGGCACGCTCAACGAGATCAGCGCCTCGCTGTCCGTCACCGCGGCGACAGCGGGCCAGCTGATCACCGCGGCCGCGATCGTGATGTGCCTCGGCGCGCCGCTCCTGGCCGCCCTGGTCGCGGGCTGGGACCGCCGCCAGCTCCTGGCCCTCACGCTCCTCTGGTATGCCGCGGGACACGCCCTCTGCACGCTCATGCCGAGCTTCGCCGCCCTGCTGCCGGTGCGCATGCTCACGGTGATCGCACCGGCGATCTTCACGCCGCAGGCCGCAGCCTGCGCCGGCATGCTGGTGCCGCCGGAGCACCGCGGGCGGGCCGTCACCTTCGTCTTTCTCGGCTGGTCGATGGCCTCGGTGCTGGGCCTGCCGATCGGCGCATTGATCGGCGGCCACCTCGGCTGGCGCATGGCCTTCATGGCCATCGCGATGCTCAGCATCGTGAGCGCCGCCTCGATCTGGCTCACGCTGCCTCCCGGCATCCGGCCCGCCGCGCTTACGGCGGCGGCGTGGTCGCGCGTGCTGCGCAGCCCGGTGCTGATGGGGATCGTCTCGGTCACGGCACTGCAGGGCTCGGGGCAGTTCGTGCTGTTCAGCTATTTCGGGCCTGTCCTCAAGCAGAGCTTCGGTGCGGACGCGAACACGCTGAGCCTGATGTGGGCGCTGTTCGGTGCGTTCGGACTGGTCGGCAACATGGTGGTCAGCCGCCACATCGACCGAATCGGCGCCGGCCGCATGGTGCTGCTCACGAGCTCGCTGATCGCGCTGAGCCTGCTCTTGTGGCCGTTCGCGAGCACGCTCGCCTGGCTGGCCGTGGTGATCGTGCCCTGGGGCCTGGGCTGCTTCGCCACCAACTCGGCCCAGCAGGCGCGGCTGGTGGGACTGGCGCCCGCACTCGCGCCGGGCTCCGTGGCACTCAACAGCTCGGGCATCTACATCGGCCAAGCTGTGGGCGCGGGCCTCGGCGGCTGGCTGCTGGCAAACGACGCCGCGCCGTGGATGAGCCGGGTCGGTCTCGCGCTGCTGCTGCTCGCCATCGGCCTGAGCGTGGCCATCGACCGCAGCCGCCGTCCGGCCTGA
- a CDS encoding 3-hydroxyacyl-CoA dehydrogenase, producing MTVNYQRIGLIGAGAMGRGIAQIAAQAGSEVLLLDSFAGAAERGREALIAQWNKLHEKGKLDATARDAQIARVRAVDSIQALAGCDLVIEAVIEDLEVKRKLFREIETVVAPTATLVTNTSSLSVTAIAAGLSHPERFAGFHFFNPVPLMKVVEVVAGFKTAPEVCKQLAGYAVQMGHSAVQAQDTPGFIVNHAGRGYGTEALRIVGEGVTDFVTIDRILKDQAGFRLGPFELLDLTALDVSHPVMESIYHQYFEEPRFRPSVITAQRLAAGALGRKTNEGFYRYTDGVMQQTPEAPAPVVDGTPSVWVSPRAARRAELLRLINTLGAQIDSGATAAPHSLILVAPLGFDVTTVAAVERLDATRTVGIDMLIDDAATKRRVLATNPATRRDIRDAAHALFARDGKAVSVIRDSGGFVTQRVIGTIVNIATDMCQQRVCSPADLETAVQLGLGYPRGPLAMGNLYGPTNMLEVLFNLQTVYGDPRYRPSPWLRRRGALGLSLLHEEE from the coding sequence ATGACAGTGAACTACCAACGGATCGGGCTCATCGGCGCGGGCGCCATGGGTCGCGGGATCGCGCAGATCGCCGCACAGGCCGGCAGCGAAGTGCTGCTTCTGGACAGCTTTGCAGGCGCCGCCGAACGCGGACGCGAAGCCCTCATCGCCCAGTGGAACAAGCTGCACGAAAAGGGCAAGCTCGATGCCACAGCCCGCGATGCGCAGATCGCGCGCGTGCGAGCCGTCGATTCGATCCAGGCCCTCGCCGGCTGCGACCTCGTCATCGAAGCCGTGATCGAAGACCTCGAGGTCAAGCGCAAGCTGTTCCGCGAGATCGAGACCGTGGTGGCCCCGACGGCCACGCTGGTCACCAACACCTCGTCGCTCTCGGTGACGGCCATCGCGGCCGGACTCTCGCATCCGGAGCGCTTTGCGGGCTTTCACTTCTTCAACCCCGTGCCGCTGATGAAGGTGGTCGAGGTGGTGGCGGGCTTCAAGACCGCGCCCGAAGTCTGCAAGCAACTGGCCGGCTACGCGGTGCAGATGGGCCACAGCGCGGTGCAGGCGCAGGACACGCCCGGCTTCATCGTCAACCACGCGGGCCGCGGCTACGGCACCGAGGCGCTGCGCATCGTCGGCGAAGGCGTGACCGACTTCGTGACCATCGACCGCATCCTGAAGGACCAGGCCGGTTTCCGCCTCGGCCCGTTCGAGCTGCTGGACCTGACGGCGCTCGACGTGTCGCACCCGGTGATGGAGTCGATCTACCACCAGTACTTCGAAGAGCCCCGCTTCCGCCCGAGCGTGATCACCGCGCAGCGCCTGGCCGCCGGCGCGCTCGGCCGCAAGACCAACGAAGGCTTCTACCGCTACACCGACGGCGTGATGCAGCAGACGCCCGAGGCCCCCGCGCCCGTGGTCGATGGCACGCCCTCGGTCTGGGTGTCGCCCCGCGCCGCACGCCGTGCCGAGCTGCTGCGCCTGATCAACACGCTGGGCGCGCAGATCGACAGCGGCGCCACCGCCGCGCCGCATTCGCTGATCCTGGTCGCTCCTCTGGGCTTCGACGTGACCACCGTTGCGGCCGTCGAGCGCCTGGACGCCACGCGCACCGTCGGCATCGACATGCTGATCGACGACGCTGCCACCAAGCGCCGCGTGCTCGCCACCAACCCGGCCACCCGCCGCGACATCCGCGATGCTGCGCACGCCCTCTTCGCGCGCGACGGCAAGGCGGTGAGCGTGATCCGAGACAGCGGTGGCTTCGTCACGCAGCGCGTGATCGGCACCATCGTCAACATCGCCACCGACATGTGCCAGCAGCGCGTGTGCTCGCCGGCCGACCTCGAGACCGCGGTGCAGCTGGGCCTCGGCTACCCGCGCGGCCCGCTCGCAATGGGCAACCTCTACGGCCCGACCAACATGCTCGAAGTGCTGTTCAACCTGCAGACCGTCTACGGCGACCCGCGCTATCGCCCGAGCCCGTGGCTGCGCCGCCGCGGCGCGCTGGGCCTGAGCCTCCTGCACGAAGAAGAATAA
- a CDS encoding Crp/Fnr family transcriptional regulator gives MDDPILTIEEREAINSGRWFSSLSPSLRHDILRCAFVKRYKDGDLIAARGDPPEHWIACAKGAVRVSSTAVSGKQVTLTYVEPGIWFGDVAMFDGDRRTHDAYAHGDSTILCVARADFQKILAAHVELYEALMRLQARRIRTLFGLVEDLNTLPLRARLAKQLIHLVRSYGVPNLDDGSQMRIGLQLAQEELAQLLGASRQRVNQELKTMEREGSIRIEPGGLVVLDRAALRRISEADI, from the coding sequence ATGGACGACCCCATTCTTACCATCGAAGAACGTGAAGCGATCAACAGTGGTCGCTGGTTTTCTTCCCTATCTCCATCGCTACGGCACGACATCCTCCGATGCGCTTTCGTCAAACGCTACAAAGACGGCGACCTGATCGCCGCACGCGGCGACCCACCCGAACACTGGATTGCCTGCGCCAAGGGCGCGGTGCGGGTCAGCTCGACGGCCGTCTCGGGCAAGCAGGTGACGCTGACGTACGTGGAGCCGGGCATCTGGTTCGGCGACGTGGCGATGTTCGACGGGGACCGGCGCACGCACGACGCCTATGCGCATGGGGACAGCACCATTCTTTGTGTGGCGCGCGCCGACTTCCAGAAGATCCTGGCCGCGCACGTGGAGCTGTACGAGGCGCTGATGCGGCTGCAGGCGCGCCGCATCCGCACGCTGTTCGGGCTGGTGGAAGATCTCAACACCCTGCCCTTGCGCGCACGCCTGGCCAAGCAGTTGATTCACCTCGTGCGCAGCTACGGCGTGCCCAACCTGGACGACGGCAGCCAGATGCGCATCGGCCTGCAACTGGCGCAGGAAGAACTGGCGCAACTGCTCGGCGCCTCGCGCCAGCGGGTCAACCAGGAACTCAAGACCATGGAACGCGAGGGCAGCATCCGGATCGAGCCGGGCGGCCTTGTGGTTCTCGACCGCGCGGCATTGAGGCGCATCTCGGAAGCGGATATCTGA